In the Candidatus Sericytochromatia bacterium genome, one interval contains:
- a CDS encoding HD domain-containing protein, translated as MDGWGAPPDWLDDCRRMVARYRVHAAHAEKVARLCDRLFTAAAPIHGLDEAERVPLVAAGFLHDLGHFQGADQHHRHSHYAILHDEGLAAWHTPLRVQVAALALNHRKRKRLGLSEFERPQRARLRAGAALLRLADVLDRDHRQLAEVHDVRLDADHRRVTVLLGGVDLAFLQPHLARKGQWAAQWWQLEWEFVCGEASVRVVPEP; from the coding sequence ATGGACGGGTGGGGCGCGCCGCCGGATTGGCTGGACGACTGTCGCCGCATGGTGGCCCGCTACCGCGTGCATGCGGCCCACGCCGAGAAGGTCGCGCGCCTGTGCGATCGTCTGTTCACCGCTGCCGCGCCCATCCATGGCCTCGACGAAGCCGAGCGCGTGCCGCTGGTGGCAGCCGGCTTTTTGCATGATCTGGGGCATTTTCAAGGCGCCGACCAGCACCACCGCCACAGCCACTACGCCATTTTGCACGACGAAGGGCTGGCGGCCTGGCACACGCCGCTGCGGGTCCAGGTGGCGGCCCTGGCCTTGAACCATCGCAAGCGCAAGCGCCTGGGCTTGTCGGAGTTCGAGCGTCCGCAGCGCGCGCGTCTTCGCGCCGGGGCCGCCCTGCTGCGCCTGGCGGACGTGCTCGACCGCGACCACCGGCAGCTGGCCGAGGTCCACGACGTGCGCCTCGATGCCGACCATCGCCGGGTGACGGTGCTGCTCGGCGGGGTCGATCTGGCCTTCCTGCAGCCCCACCTGGCGCGCAAGGGCCAGTGGGCCGCGCAATGGTGGCAGCTTGAGTGGGAGTTCGTCTGCGGTGAGGCCAGTGTGCGCGTGGTGCCTGAGCCATGA
- the ppk1 gene encoding polyphosphate kinase 1 — MTPADADAASWYLDEELSWLAFNERVIEEATDPANPLLERVKFAAIAASNLDEFFAVRVAQLRELTRPGHKRRENVPHARANERLQAVSQRTHQQVALLYEILQQDLLPRLEAEGIRFFTPEALPPAYAQAVEAHFLQQIQPVLTPMAVDASRPFPLLANKRLNLAVMLRRQGLGAEPVFAVVQVPPGLPRTITLRSDPDVDDFILLEDVIQRYLHTLFAGYDVLSSAPFRITRKADLSVDESGAEDLLEAIQAELKKRRKGEPVRLEIAAAMSPELEAFLLDALEVEPRDIYRVSGPLDPTFLMSFSAIAGYEDLRFDELKPVLPSAFGGVSSIFEAIARQDILVHHPYESFESVLHFIREAAEDPGVLAIKQTLYRVSGSSPVVAALARAAEMGKQVTVLVELKARFDEENNIAWAKRLEEAGCHVIYGLVGLKTHCKVTLVVRREGGTIKRYMHFGTGNYNDQTARVYTDVGLFTANDEMGADASHSFNHLSGYAEVPHYQQLALAPERLRETLLDLVHEEVRRHTPSQPGYIRLQMNALTDMVLINALYAASQAGVRIDLLIRGICALRPGVPGLSEHIRVFSMVGRFLEHCRIFHFRHGGEERYYISSADWRRRNMDHRVELLVPILQPDIRERLRALLDTQFADTVKMRELTPDGTYVRRQAESGAEGWHAQARFLALPRHASERAPKRVERRQLVVPWTPPVDLSAPEFSPTLED; from the coding sequence ATGACGCCCGCCGATGCCGACGCCGCCAGCTGGTACCTGGATGAGGAGCTGAGCTGGCTGGCCTTCAACGAGCGCGTCATCGAGGAGGCCACCGACCCGGCCAACCCGCTGCTCGAACGCGTCAAGTTTGCGGCGATCGCCGCCTCCAACCTCGACGAGTTCTTCGCCGTGCGGGTGGCCCAGTTGCGCGAACTGACCCGCCCGGGTCACAAACGCCGCGAGAACGTGCCCCACGCACGGGCCAACGAGCGCTTGCAGGCCGTTTCCCAGCGCACTCATCAGCAGGTGGCCCTGCTCTACGAGATCCTGCAGCAGGACCTGTTGCCGCGGCTCGAAGCCGAGGGCATCCGCTTCTTCACGCCGGAGGCCCTGCCGCCGGCTTACGCGCAGGCGGTCGAGGCCCATTTCCTGCAGCAGATTCAGCCGGTCTTGACCCCCATGGCGGTGGATGCCAGTCGCCCCTTTCCCCTGCTGGCGAACAAGCGCCTGAACCTGGCGGTCATGCTGCGCCGCCAGGGCCTCGGGGCGGAGCCGGTCTTCGCCGTGGTGCAGGTGCCGCCGGGGCTGCCGCGCACGATCACGCTGCGCAGCGATCCCGACGTGGACGATTTCATCCTGCTCGAGGACGTGATCCAGCGCTACCTGCACACCCTGTTTGCCGGCTACGACGTGCTTTCCAGCGCCCCGTTCCGCATCACCCGCAAGGCCGACCTGTCGGTCGACGAGAGCGGGGCCGAGGACCTGCTCGAGGCCATCCAGGCCGAGCTCAAGAAGCGGCGCAAGGGCGAACCGGTGCGCCTCGAAATTGCCGCGGCCATGTCCCCGGAACTGGAGGCCTTCCTGCTGGACGCCCTCGAGGTCGAACCGCGCGACATTTACCGGGTCTCCGGCCCGCTCGACCCGACCTTCTTGATGAGCTTCTCGGCCATTGCGGGTTACGAGGACCTGCGCTTCGATGAGCTCAAGCCGGTTCTGCCCAGCGCTTTTGGCGGCGTGTCGAGCATTTTCGAGGCGATCGCCCGGCAGGACATCCTGGTGCACCATCCCTACGAGTCGTTCGAGTCGGTGCTGCACTTCATCCGCGAGGCGGCCGAGGACCCCGGCGTGCTGGCCATCAAGCAGACGCTCTACCGTGTCAGCGGCAGCTCGCCGGTGGTGGCGGCGCTGGCGCGTGCCGCCGAGATGGGCAAGCAGGTGACGGTGCTGGTGGAGCTGAAGGCGCGGTTCGACGAGGAAAACAACATCGCCTGGGCCAAGCGCCTGGAAGAGGCCGGCTGCCACGTCATCTATGGCCTGGTGGGCCTGAAAACGCACTGCAAGGTGACCTTGGTGGTGCGCCGTGAAGGCGGCACGATCAAGCGCTACATGCATTTCGGGACGGGCAATTACAACGACCAGACGGCCCGAGTCTACACCGATGTGGGCCTGTTCACGGCCAATGACGAGATGGGGGCGGATGCCTCGCACAGCTTCAACCACCTGAGCGGCTATGCCGAGGTGCCCCACTATCAGCAACTGGCGCTGGCGCCGGAACGCCTGCGCGAGACCCTGCTCGACCTCGTCCACGAAGAGGTGCGGCGCCACACCCCGAGCCAGCCCGGCTACATCCGCTTGCAGATGAACGCCCTGACCGACATGGTCCTGATCAACGCCCTGTACGCGGCCTCTCAGGCCGGCGTCCGCATCGACCTGCTGATCCGTGGCATCTGCGCCCTGCGCCCGGGGGTGCCGGGCCTTTCCGAACACATCCGCGTCTTCAGCATGGTCGGACGCTTCCTGGAACACTGCCGGATCTTCCACTTCCGCCACGGGGGGGAGGAGCGCTATTACATTTCCAGTGCCGACTGGCGCCGTCGCAACATGGATCACCGGGTCGAACTGCTCGTGCCGATCCTGCAGCCGGACATCCGGGAGCGCTTGCGGGCCCTGCTCGATACGCAATTCGCCGACACGGTCAAGATGCGCGAACTGACGCCTGATGGCACCTATGTTCGCCGCCAGGCGGAGTCAGGGGCGGAAGGTTGGCATGCGCAGGCGCGCTTTCTCGCCCTGCCTCGCCATGCCAGCGAACGCGCCCCCAAGCGGGTCGAGCGACGCCAGCTGGTGGTCCCCTGGACGCCCCCGGTGGACCTTTCGGCGCCCGAATTCAGCCCGACGCTGGAGGACTGA
- a CDS encoding DUF5995 family protein → MPQPVTAPSRAPQLPAVTPSAATPAARAGEPPAPRRRSTLPAWLELKAPPAITLRAAAEKAEHLAQALAAKGDHRAIFPAVYAMQMRDMIQELRVPGRYHDPDWMEALSLDFAQRYFDTFEAYERGDRQAVPHSWLVALDHGRARSAPIVNNLLLSMNAHINHDLPLSVAAAGMDPIHHVDFKRFNEALKLNVERVQALLSSQYLNPKFNLADRVDRLFGPLDEWVAGGMIENWRARAWLNAAGLSNRGREAYGVVTQRADWNADVIHRLGRLVPASWARRGLI, encoded by the coding sequence ATGCCCCAACCCGTGACCGCCCCGTCCCGCGCTCCACAGCTCCCCGCCGTGACGCCCTCCGCGGCGACGCCAGCCGCTCGCGCGGGCGAGCCGCCGGCCCCGCGGCGACGCTCCACGCTGCCGGCCTGGCTGGAGCTCAAGGCGCCGCCGGCCATCACGCTGCGTGCCGCCGCCGAGAAAGCCGAGCACCTGGCGCAGGCACTGGCCGCCAAGGGCGACCACCGGGCGATCTTTCCGGCCGTCTACGCCATGCAGATGCGCGACATGATCCAGGAACTGCGCGTGCCGGGGCGCTACCACGACCCGGACTGGATGGAGGCCCTGTCGCTCGACTTCGCCCAGCGCTACTTCGACACCTTCGAGGCCTACGAACGCGGCGATCGCCAGGCCGTGCCCCACAGCTGGCTGGTGGCGCTGGACCACGGCCGGGCGCGGAGCGCCCCGATCGTCAACAACTTGCTGCTCTCCATGAACGCCCACATCAACCACGACCTGCCCCTGAGCGTCGCGGCCGCCGGCATGGATCCCATCCATCACGTCGACTTCAAGCGCTTCAATGAGGCGCTCAAGCTGAATGTGGAGCGCGTCCAGGCGTTGCTGAGCAGCCAGTACCTGAACCCCAAATTCAACCTGGCGGACCGCGTCGACCGCCTGTTCGGCCCGCTCGACGAATGGGTCGCCGGCGGCATGATCGAGAACTGGCGGGCCCGCGCCTGGCTGAATGCCGCGGGCCTGTCCAACCGCGGCCGGGAAGCCTATGGCGTGGTGACACAGCGGGCCGACTGGAACGCCGATGTGATCCACCGCCTCGGTCGTCTGGTGCCGGCCAGCTGGGCCCGCCGCGGGCTGATCTGA